The genomic segment CGCAGGCTACGTACTGACAGACGAAAAAATGAACACCAAAGTAAAAGGTGTTTTTGCAGCAGGAGATGTACGCGAAAAAATGCTGCGTCAAGTCGTGACAGCTACTGGAGACGGTTCTATCGCTGCTCAATCTGCTCAACACTATGTAGAAGAGCTGAATGAAAAGCTAAAAGAACAAAATGTCACAATCTCTTAACCTGCTTGTAACATGGGTGAAATAATTCAAGAGTAATCTATAGACAATGAATTGACCCCCTTATCTATATAAACAATTGTTGCGTGGCTGGCATTCAGTCACGCATCTTTTTTTCTAAAAAAGCTTGTACGCCTGTAGAAGACGTCATTGGAAAAACAGGGGAAGCGGTTCAAAAAGGTGCGAATAAGGTGGACAATATGGTATGCTATTGTCAGAATCGTAGGAGGCGAGTTGCGTGACGGAATTGGGAAACGACAAGGCCATGAATCTCCTGATTATTACCGGAATGTCAGGTGCGGGAAAGACAGTTGCTGTACAAAGCTTGGAGGACCTGGGCTTTTTTTGTGTAGACAACCTACCCCCTGTACTGATTCCCAAATTTGCTGAGTTGGTCAAACAGTCTGGTGGGAGTATTGAGCGAGTCGCATTGGTGATTGACTTGCGAGGGCGTGAGTTTTTTGAAAATCTTGCCGTAACCATGGAAAGCCTCAATCAGATGAATGGATTATCGTACCACATCCTTTATCTGGATGCGAACGATCAGACATTGGTTTCTCGCTACAAGGAAACACGTCGCAGACATCCGCTTTCTCCAAACGGTTCGCCTTTGGAAGGAATTCACGCTGAGCGCCGTTTGTTGCAGGAAATGAAGGGCTGGGCGCATCAGATTATCGATACGAGTCAAATGAAGCCAGTTCAGCTTCGAGAAAAAATCATCAACCAATACGGTCAACAAGGATCACCACTTACGATTAATGTTTTGTCGTTTGGTTTCAAATACGGCGCACCGATAGACGCTGATTTGATGTTCGATGTTCGTTTTTTGCCCAACCCGCATTATGTGGAGGATTTGCGTCCGAAAACAGGATGTGATCCAGACGTGGCAGAGTATGTGATGCAGCACAAGGACACAAAGGAATTCTTAGAAAAGCTTACAGACTTTTTGGGGTATACCCTGCCGCATTACCAGCGTGAAGGAAAAAGTCAACTTGTGATAGGAATTGGATGCACCGGTGGCAAGCATCGCTCGGTCGCTATTGCAGAACATTTGGGAGAAACCTTTGGCAAAGATTTTTCTGTCCGTGTCAGTCATCGAGACATGGAAAAAAACAAATGAGCATAAGATGGCAGGAAAGACTGAAGCGTACGTAAAAAGCCACCTGTGGTATGTGTATTAGAACTAATGAGGTGACATATGCCTACTAAGGGAGTCGGGAGGCTACAGTCAAGGCCATTACGGGTAGTCGTTATTGGCGGAGGAACGGGTCTGTCCGTCCTTCTACGCGGTTTGAAGCACGAGCCGGTGCATATTACAGCGATTGTGACGGTAGCAGACGATGGGGGAAGCTCTGGACGTTTGCGAGAAGAAATGGATATGCTTCCACCTGGCGACATTCGAAACGTCTTGACTGCTCTGGCCGATACAGAGCCGCTGATGGAAAAAGTCATGCAGTATCGTTTTTCCACAGGCACGGGATTAGCCGGGCATAATTTGGGAAATCTATTACTTGCAGCGATGAACGAAATCACTGGAGATTTTGTCACCGCAGTCAAAACATTAAGCGGGGTTTTGGCAGTGCGTGGAGATGTATTGCCAGCTTCCACGCAATCGATTCGGTTGAAAGCGGAAATGACAGATGGATCTCTCGTAATCGGAGAATCCCAAATACCGTTGACTGGCAAAGAAATCAAGCGGGTGTTCCTTGATCCGGAGGATGCTGTTCCTCTGAGCGAGGCCCTGATGGCCATTGCCGACGCGGATGCCATTTTGATTGGGCCTGGCAGCTTGTACACGAGCATTCTGCCCAATTTATTAGTACGCGGGTTATTTGAAGCGATTACACGCGCACAAGCCCCGAAAATCTACATTTGTAACGTCATGACACAACCGGGGGAGACAGACGGTTTTTCTGCATCCAAGCACGTGAATG from the Brevibacillus brevis genome contains:
- a CDS encoding gluconeogenesis factor YvcK family protein, giving the protein MPTKGVGRLQSRPLRVVVIGGGTGLSVLLRGLKHEPVHITAIVTVADDGGSSGRLREEMDMLPPGDIRNVLTALADTEPLMEKVMQYRFSTGTGLAGHNLGNLLLAAMNEITGDFVTAVKTLSGVLAVRGDVLPASTQSIRLKAEMTDGSLVIGESQIPLTGKEIKRVFLDPEDAVPLSEALMAIADADAILIGPGSLYTSILPNLLVRGLFEAITRAQAPKIYICNVMTQPGETDGFSASKHVNVMYEHVDRPFLDTIIVNSAELPTHVLDKYAEKGAAPVRCDLKQLRQLGLHVVAKPLVTFEDGYLRHDAHAVSKQVVSLVKRRRKVLKIEKE
- the rapZ gene encoding RNase adapter RapZ; this encodes MTELGNDKAMNLLIITGMSGAGKTVAVQSLEDLGFFCVDNLPPVLIPKFAELVKQSGGSIERVALVIDLRGREFFENLAVTMESLNQMNGLSYHILYLDANDQTLVSRYKETRRRHPLSPNGSPLEGIHAERRLLQEMKGWAHQIIDTSQMKPVQLREKIINQYGQQGSPLTINVLSFGFKYGAPIDADLMFDVRFLPNPHYVEDLRPKTGCDPDVAEYVMQHKDTKEFLEKLTDFLGYTLPHYQREGKSQLVIGIGCTGGKHRSVAIAEHLGETFGKDFSVRVSHRDMEKNK